One window of the Saccopteryx bilineata isolate mSacBil1 chromosome 2, mSacBil1_pri_phased_curated, whole genome shotgun sequence genome contains the following:
- the UNG gene encoding uracil-DNA glycosylase yields the protein MIGQKTLYSFFSPSPAGKRRACSPEPAGRGTGVAALAENGDAAASPAKKARSEQEEPGTPPSSPLSPEQLVRIQKNKAAALLRLAARNVPVGFGESWKKHLSGEFGKPYFIKLMGFVAEERRHYTIYPPPHQVFTWTQMCDIRDVKVVILGQDPYHGPNQAHGLCFSVQRPIPPPPSLENIYKELSTDIDGFVHPGHGDLSGWAKQGVLLLNAVLTVRAHQANSHKERGWEQFTDAVVSWLNHNSSGLVFLLWGSYAQKKGIAIDRKRHHVLQTAHPSPLSVYRGFFGCGHFSKTNELLQKSGKKPINWKDL from the exons ATGATCGGCCAGAAGACGCTCTACTCCTTCTTCTCTCCGAGCCCCGCCGGGAAGCGACGTGCCTGCAGCCCTGAGCCGGCTGGCCGGGGAACCGGCGTGGCGGCTCTAGCAGAGAACGGGGATGCAGCG GCCAGCCCCGCCAAGAAGGCCCGGTCGGAGCAGGAGGAGCCCGGCACACCGCCCTCGTCGCCGCTGAGCCCCGAGCAGTTGGTCCGCATCCAGAAGAACAAGGCCGCGGCCCTGCTCAGACTCGCGGCTCGCAATGTGCCGGTGGGTTTCGGTGAGAGTTGGAAGAAGCACCTCAGTGGGGAGTTCGGAAAACCGTACTTTATAAAG CTAATGGGATTTGTTGCAGAAGAAAGAAGACATTACACCATTTACCCACCCCCACACCAAGTCTTCACATGGACCCAAATGTGCGACATAAGAGAT GTGAAGGTTGTCATCCTGGGACAGGATCCATATCATGGACCCAATCAAGCTCACGGGCTCTGCTTTAGTGTTCAAAGGCCTATTCCACCTCCGCCCAG TTtggaaaacatttataaagaGCTGTCTACAGACATAGATGGTTTTGTTCATCCTGGTCATGGAGATCTATCTGGGTGGGCCAAGCAAG GTGTTCTCCTACTCAACGCTGTCCTCACTGTCCGGGCGCATCAGGCCAATTCTCATAAGGAGAGAGGTTGGGAGCAATTTACTGATGCGGTTGTGTCCTGGCTAAATCATAACTCAAGTGGCCTTGTCTTCTTGCTTTGGGGTTCTTATGCTCAGAAGAAGGGCATCGCCATTGATAGG AAGCGCCACCACGTGCTGCAGACTGCTCACCCCTCCCCACTGTCGGTGTACAGAGGGTTCTTTGGATGCGGACACTTCTCTAAAACCAATGAGCTGCTGCAGAAGTCTGGCAAGAAGCCTATCAACTGGAAGGATCTATGA